The Candidatus Sericytochromatia bacterium nucleotide sequence GCCTTGGAGCGCCAGGGTGTCTCCCCCGCGACTGAAGGCGCCTTGAGAGCCCGCTTGCTGCGTGGCTTCAGCGGCAGCGCCGCGGGTGGTGCCCCCGGTCGAGCCGATGTGAAGGCGGCGTCGGTTGTAGCCCGGCAGCAGCAACCCTTGCATATTCTGCACCAGGTTTTGCTGCATCGCGTCGATGGCCCGGAAGCCCGCGAGCACGCCGTAATGAAAGTTGGAGCTCATGCTGACAGCCGATCGGGTGAGGTGGAGACGCTATGATCAGCTTACCCGTGAGGATGCGCCCTTTATCCGCGATCGCCGTCACGGAGCGCCCCTGCGCGCCGGCACGCGAGGCCGTGGACGATCGCCGCGCCGCCTCAGGACGGCGGGGTTTCTCGGGCCTCGGCGGGCGGGCGGTTGGAGCGTTTTTTCAGCTTGACCGTCGGCGCGGCCTCCGCAGCCGCAGGATTGGGCAAGGGGCCCGTGCCGCGGTTCGAGAGCGCCAGATCGAGGTAATTGCCTGCCAGCGGCATGACGCGGGCGATCGCGTCGTGCTCCCGTTTCTGGGTGGCGAGCGTCTGTTTGAGCAGGCTGGCGGTGTAGCGGGCCTTGAAACGGAGCTGCTGTGGCCACGAGAGACGTGGGGCTCGCTTGTCGAAGTAGGCATCCATGGCCACTCGGTGCAGATCGCGCTCCCAGGCCAGATCGAGCAAGGATTCGCGGTGCTTGTCATGGGTGAAAAACTGCCGCTCGAAAGCCTCCAAGGCGGTCAGAAAGTCGCCGTGTCGTGCCTCGAAGCGCTGCTGGTAGTCGCGCAGGCGGTCCGGCGTGGGCATATGCTGGTGCTCCACGATCACCTCGGCCGCCAGACGAGCCGTGACGGCGGCGTAGTAAAGGCCATCCATGGTCAGACCGGTGCCCAGGCCGGCGGCGTCCCCGATGAAGACCACGCGGTCATGCACGAAGCGCGGCTGATGTACCCAAGGAAAGAAGAAGGCGGCGCGCCCGAGCACTTCGGCCCCGTCGAGGTGGTGGCCCAGACGGTGACGCAGCCTGGCCTGCAGGTCGCGCACGCGGCGACCGTAGCGCAACGGCGCGTTGATGCCCACGGTCCAGCGGTCCTCCGCCGGGATGACCCAGCCGAAACGCTCCGGCGCGATCTTCCGGCCGAAGTGAATCTGAACCGATTCCGGGGTCCGGCCGGCCGCGCCCGGGACGGTCAGGTGCTCCATGTACGTGATGCCCAACTGCAGAGCGGGCAGTCCGAGGGTGGCGGCCACCTTGGAGTGGATCCCATCCGCGGCGATCACCACATCGGCGGCCAGCCGTTCTCGCTGGTGGCTGTCGAGTGGACTGATTTCCAGCAACGGGTAATCGCCGTCGCCGTGCAGGAAGCGACGGAAGCGCGCGTGGCGGATCACCACCCCGGCTTCCTCGGCCCGACGCCGCAGGTAGGCGTGCAGCAGCTCGCGTCGGATCTCGGTGGCGTAGCGTTCCGGGCCCCCGAAGGAGACGTAGGCCACCCGCTGGGTCGGAGAATAGACGGCCAGTTCGTGGATGCGATGCGTGGTCAGCAGATCAGGGGCTTCCAGCGCGGCCAGGGCGGCCGGGGTCAGCAGCCCCGCACACGGCAGCAGGCGCTGCGGATGGCTTTCGATCAGGGTGGTGGACAGGCCCGCGCGCGCCAGCACTTCGGCGGCGATCAGGCCTGCGGGTCCTCCCCCGACGACGACGACTTGCAACATGCAGCCACACTCCCACGCACGCCTCGTGCATCTGGAAACGTCACATTATCCATGAATGCTTGTCTGGGGGCAATGCGTCGCGGCGTCGGTGGGTGTGGGGCCCCTCGGGGCGTGACCTCGGCAGCCGTCCCGCGGGGACAGGATGGGCGCGTGAGGCTGGTACCGGGGGCCCGCCTTGGGATTCTCGGGTGGTTCCGCCGGTTGGCGGGGAGGCCCGAACGTGAGGCGGGTATAGGAGGCTCGCCCCGGCGCGTGGGTGACGCGAGCGTTTATGCCCCTCACTGCTTCCAAACCGCTTGTCTGGCTCATCGAAGAGGCAACGCCCGACGTGGCGTTGCTGATGCATCAGATCGAGCGTACGGCGGTCGGGCAAGCGCAGGTGCGGCGAGTCTCCTACGCCGAGGCCCTGCGGGATCTGCCGCGCGAGGCGGCCAGCGGCCCCCTCGCGACCATCGTCGTTTTTTCCGTGCCGTGCCTGCTCAACCTCGCCTCGCTGGTGAAGGCGCTGCCGATGCCCCATCCGCGCCTGTGTTTTTGGCCGCCCAACTTTGAGGCTCTGTCTGGCTTGCGAGCGGGGCAGCGGTGGGCCCCGGCGGTCTGCGCGGTGGCGCGCCATGCCGGAGAGGCCGCTGTGCTGGCCTCGGCCGGCCTGCGTCCCGAGTCGATCCTGCCCATGCAAGGGGAAATCGTGCCGGGGGCGCTGCCGGATACGCTGCCGGCCTCAGGGCGGCCTCTGCGGGTCGGATTTGCCTGGTACAACCTGGCGCCGCCGCAGCGCGAGGCGATCGCGCTGGAACTGGCGCGCTGGCTCCAGCGCGTGCCAGCCCGTTGTGAGTGGCACCTGTTCTGTCTGCCCGGGGATGAACCGCCTGATAGCTTGCCCGAGGGCGTGCGGGTCAGTGGGCTGACCGCGACGGCCGGTGCCGTGGCGGAGCCCTTGCCACTGGATGTTTGGCTGTCCGATCCCTGGTGGCCCGAGGCCTTTCCGCGCCCATGGATGGCTCCGGTCGTCCTGTCACTTTCACCCGGTGGCGTGATCGGCAAGCAGAATTGGGCTGAAACCCTGCAGTCGTTGATCGACCTGGGCGATCCGGACAGCTGGCAGGAAGATCTGCTCTGGAGCTGGTCCCATCAGCCGGTCTGGCGAGCGCTGCTGCGGTCGTCCGCCACGGAGGAAGAGTCCGCCGGCGAGGACACCGCCTCGGCTCAGCCCGCCCTGGATACGCTGGCTTCCGAACGGATGCGCTGGCATAACTGGCTGCAGCAGGCACGCCTGGCCTGGCCCCATCGCTTGCAGGAGGCGTCTTTCGACGTTGAGCTGGCCTATTACTTCTGGCTATACGACTATCGCGTGGAGGTCAGCTGGTGTCTGGATATGTGGCAGGCGCTGGCTTCGGCACACGGGCAAGAGCGGCACGCCTTGCTGATGGCCTTGAATGCGCTTCGACTCCATCACACCGGGGGATCCTGGTTGTTCAAACGTTTGCTGGCCCAGACCGGCCTCGGCCAGCGTTCGCAGCATCCCATGCGCCTGGGCAAGCGCTTCTGGTTGCGTTTCGCCTGGCGTTGTCCCTGGGTCCTGCTCAATTGCGCGCTGGTGCTCTGGCGGACGGGGCGCGACCCGGAGGCCGACCCGCTCGAGGTGGGGCGAGAGGTCGCGGCCGCGCTGCTTGCGACAGCTGGGGTCCAGATTCATCGTCGCAACGAGCCGGAACCCTTGCCGGATGTCCCGACCATCTATCTCGTGAGCCATCGTCACGGTGATCTGGACCCGTTCCTGTTGTTGCACACCCTGCCCGGGGCCCTGGCGGTGGTGGTGGGGCCGCGGGCCCAGCGCTGGCCGCTGATCAACCGGTTGACCTACTCTCCTTCGTTCGTGTTGACCGGTCGGGAGCGTGGCGTGGTGATTGCCGATGCCATCGCAGCGGTGCGCGCGCAGCGTGCCCTGGCGTTGTATCCGGAGGTCACGGAACCCAGCTATCTGGGCGAGGGGGCGCCGGTGCGCAGCGGTCTGCTCTGGATCGTGCAGGCCTTCGAGCAGTGTCAGGTCATTCCGGTGCTGCTCGACGATGCGTTCGAGCTGGGTCCGCGCGGCGGGCAGGTCGACCTCTGGTTCGGTCCCCCGATCGCGTGTACCCCGGAAACCAGTCACACGCTGCTGAACCGGGTGCGCATGTTCTTCCATCGCCACGTCAGGCGCAGCAATCAGCTGGATGCGCCGGACCTGAGGCCGCGTACGCCGACGGGGGAATTTCCCGCTCCCGAACCGCTGGTCTCGGAGCTTTCCTGACGGGCCTTTGAGCATCGCGGGCGTGGGCCCCGTTGAGCGAGGGTTCGGTCATCTCCTGTCAGGGGCAGCGGCGAAATAAAAGGCCCGTGTCGCAACCGCGGCACGGGCCCTGATAGGCTTGGAGCGGATCCTAAGCTTGCGCTGCCGGAGCAGTGGCCGCCGGAGCAGTGGCCGCCGGAGCGGTGGCCGCCGGAGCGGTGTCTGCCGGAGCGGTGTCTGCCGGAGCGGCTGGCGCGGCCGGTGCCGCAGCTGCCTGCAGCGAGGCGATCTGCTTGAGGTATTCAGCCAGTTCCGCCGCCCGAGCTTCCGCCCGCTTCTTGGCCTGGTCTTCCAGGAACTTCGCCTCGCTCAGTTCGGTGATGCCGTTCAAATTGAGACCTTCCAGTTCCTTGCCGTCGAGGGTGCCGTCCTTGTTGAGGTCGCGCTTGGCGAAATCGGCCTTGTCGGCCGCCTGGGCGTCGGTCTCGTGCTTGGCACGGAAGGCCTTGTACTCGTCGAGCGTGACTTTCGTGGCGTTGGGGAAGGCCTTCTTGTAGTCTTCCGGGATTTCGGTGCCCGTCAGGGCGCCGTTGCCGGTGATGTCACGCGCCTTGAATTCGGCTTCGACGTCGGCCGTCTGCTTGCCGGGATCGAGGCCAGGCTTGTCAGCCGGCGCACCTCCGAGGTCCTTCCAGCGGTCCTGGCGACGCGCTTCTGACTTGGCGGCGATGAACTCCATATCCGACACGACGCCGTCGTTGTCGCGATCCATTTTCTTCAGCTCTTCCGTCAGCTCCTTGCCGTCGAGGTTGAAATCCTGATTGAGGTCGAGCTTCTTGAAGGCCTCCTTGTCGGCGTTCACGGCAGCCTCTTCCGCTTGCTTGCGGAAGGCCATGACTTCCTCCTTGGTGGCCGAGGTCTTGTTCGGGTTGGCGGCCTTGAAGTCAGCCGGGATTTCATTGCCTTCCAGCTTGCCGTCCTTGTTGGCGTCGCGCTGGGCGAATTCCTTCTCGAAGTCGGCCGTCACGGCGTCAGGGCCATTGGCCCCGCCTCCGCCAGGCGCTTCCTTGAAGAGGCTCTCACCCGGCTTGGCGCGCCACTCGTCGATGAACTTCTTGAGGGCGGCCGGATCGTTCGGGGCGCCGACCGGCTTGTCGCCCGTGCGGCCCATCAGCTCGTTGGCCTTGTCGGTGTCGGCATCGAAGTTGCCGAGCGAGCCGCGGATTTCACCGTCCTTGCGGTTCGGGCCGATTTCGCCCTTGACGTCGATGTAGTTGTCGCGCTGGATGACCTCGACCTTGTCGCCGGCCTTGGTGGTGATGGTGACCCCGTTCTTGTTGCCGGTGACCTTGCCGCCATCGGGCAGGTCGAGCGATTCGCCTTCCTTCAGCGTCTTCGGCTGACCGTTGACCGTCAGCGTCTTGCTCAGGCCGTCGTAGGTGACCACGTCCTTGCCGGACTTGACGGCGGCCGCGTGGTTGACCGTCGCATTGGGCCAACGGCCGCTCTTGTCCTTGCCCTGGGTGGTCTGCAGCTCGAAGTCACCCGAGGCGCTGCGGGCCTTGATGAAGGTGCCTTCTTCCATGTTGTCGAACTTGGCGCCGTCGCCGCTGGTCTCGTGAGGGTCACCGACGCTGCTGAAGGTCTTGCCCTGGACGGCCTTGTCCCCCACCGCCCAGGTGGGCGACGACGCGGGCGAGGTCGACTCGGTGGGCGAGCTGGAATCGCTGGACGAACCGGAACCCGTGGTGGAACCCGATTCCGAGGTGGAGCCGGTGGTCGTGGTCGGGGCCGTCGTGGTGGTGCCGGTGGTCGTCGTGGAGCCAGCGCCGCCTGCGGGGTCCTTGGCTTCCGTCGTGGTGGTCGCGCCCGCCTTGGGGCTTTCAGCGAATTTCGCCTTCACGTCGTCGATAATTTTCTGCTCACCTTCGGAGATCGCCCCGTCCTTCTTGAAGGCTTCCTGGATGATGTCGAGCGCCCGCTGCTCCGCTTCGTCGATGTTATCTTGCGGAGCGGCTTGCGTCGTCGCCGTGGTGGCCTTGACGTCGTTCTTGTCACCGGCGGGCGCCGCCGTGGTCGCGGTGGCGGCAGTATTGGCCGTCTGAGTGGCGGTCGTGTTCGCGGTGGCGGCAGTATCGGCCGGCTTGGCCGTCTGAGTGGCAGCCGTGTTCGCGGCAGTCGTGGTCGTCAGCTTGGGGGTGATATCCGTCATCGCGTGTTTCCTCCAAAATCCAATCGTCGGGCGCTGTGTACCCTCCTTCTCGGGGGAGCCGCCCAGGTGACTGCGGTTTTTAATGAAAAGCAAGCAATATGCGGAATTTCTTTGATGATCCGAAATGGACCCTTTAAAAACTTAATACAACTGAAACAAATGCCCACTCGCGGGCGGGCCCGCCTCAAACGTCAGGCAGATCAATCTCGTCCAGGTCGACCTGTCCTTGAACCAGGCGCGGGGCTTGCAGGGTGAGGCCCCGCTGTTGCAGGAAGTCCGCGATCTGCCGCGTTTCACCGTCGGTGAGGATGCCGTCGGCGGCGATCGCCTGGATCAGGCGCAGGAAGGCCTGCTGATTCAGCTGGCTGGCAGGCTGGCCATTGGCGGCCTGAAACAGGCGGCCATCCAGCTTGAGGGCTTGTGCGAAGCCGATGCGCCGGGCCGTGGCGATCCGCAACGCCTCGGCGAATAGCTGGTTGATGGCAGGAATTTCGGGATCGAACGACATCGCTGGTTACTCCAGGCGGGTGAGCGCGGCGAAACGAGGGTCGAGGATCTTCTGCCCCAACCCGGGAAATGAAACGGCCAGCGTGGCTTGTTCCCCCTCCCCGATCACGCGCGCGACCACGCCCTCGCCGAACCGATCGTGGCGGACTCGGTGACCGACCTCGAAACGTTCGACGCGACCGACTTGAGGCCCTGGCCCGCTGCGTGCCGACGGACGCCTGGCAGGTTCAGCCACGTCCCAATCTTGCATCCACGTCACCTCGCTCTCGCGAGGGGCCCGCGGTGCCGAACGCAGGGGGCGGTCGCTGGCTGGGCGGGGCGGCGCCGAGGTTTGCTGGAGCCGGGCCTGCATCTTGAGCAAGGGGGAGACGGTGTGGTTGAGCAGTAGCGGCGGTAGCTCCGACAGAAAGCGACTGGCGATCGCCCGGCCCGTCTCGCCGAAGACCGTGCGCTGGTGGGCCCGCGAGATGGTCAGCAGGGTCTTGGCGCGCGTGATGCCCACGTAGGCCAGGCGACGCTCCTCTTCCAGCTGGTCCGGATCATCCAGCGAGCGCCGGTGCGGGAAGATGCCTTCTTCCAACCCGACCAGAAACACCACCGGAAACTCCAGTCCTTTGGCCGCATGCAGCGTCATCAGGGTCACGCGCTCGACCTCATTCTCGCCGCGCGTGTCTTGATCGGAGAGCAGCATCAGGTGGGTCAGGAAGGCCCCCAGACTCCGATCGTCGCTGTTCTGCACGAAGTCGGTGGCCACGTTGACCAGTTCGGCCACGTTGTCGAGGCGGGCCAGCGCATCATCCGTGCCCTCCTCGAGCAAGGCCCGCGAGTAGCCGCTTTCTTCCGCCACGCGCTTCACGAGATCGGGCACGGCGAGTTGCCCGGCCTCGCGGTGCAGGCCCATGATCCAGGCCGCGAATTGAGCCACCTTGCTTGCGGTTTTCGCCGACAGGCCCTCGACGATCGGGGCGGGCTGGCAGAGCAGGCTCAATACCGGCAGCTCGCGCTGCCGAGCGGCCTCGACGACCCGGTCGATGCTGGTCTTGCCCAGGCCACGGCGCGGAGTGTTCACGACGCGCACAAAGGCCGTTTCGTCGGCGGGGTTGTGAATCAAGCGCAGGTAGCCGAGCAGATCCTTGATCTCTTTGCGCTCGTAAAAGCGAACGCCGCCAATCAGGCGATAGGGGGTGCCCCAGCGCATGAACAGCTCTTCCAGCGCCCGGGATTGGGCGTTGGTTCGATACAACACCGCAAAGTCGCTCAGCGGGCGAGCGGCACGGTGTTTGCGAATCTGCATCAACACGTATTCCGCCTCGTCTCGTTCGTCGAGCGCTTCATACACGGTGATCGGTTCGCCCGGAGGGTTCTGGGTCCAGAGATTCTTCTCGAAGCGTTGCGTGTTGTTGGCAATCAGCTGGTTGGCGGCTTGCAGGATCGTGCCGGTGGAACGGTAGTTCTCCTCCAGTTTGACCAGGGTCGCTTCCGGCCAGTCCTGCTGAAACTGGAGGATGATGCGGAAGTCGGCGTGGCGGAAAGAGTAGATGCTCTGGTCGACATCCCCCACCACGCAGAGGTTCCGGTGGGCGCCTGACAGCATCCGGATCAATTGATACTGGACCTGGTTGGTGTCCTGATACTCATCTACCAGAATGTAACGAAAGCGTTGCTGGTAGCGCGCAAGCACCTCCGGACAGGCCTGGAACAGCTGCACCGTCAGCAACAGCAGGTCATCGAAATCCAGCGCATTCTGGCGGGCCAGTTCCCGTTGATAGATCTCGTAAACGGCCGCGATGCGTTGCGCTTTGTAGTGGCGGGCCCGCTCGTGGGCCAGTTCGGGAGATTCCCCGCGGCTCTTGGCCGACGAGATCTGCTGGGCCAGGGCGCGAGGGGGATAGTCTTTCTCGTCCAGGCCAAGGTGCGCCAGGGCGCCCTTGATGCAGGCTGTCTGGTCCGACTCGTCGAAGATCACGAAGTTCGTTCCATAAGGGCTTCCGGGCAGGCGATCGAGGTCGAGGCGCAGGATCTTGCCGCACACGCTGTGAAAGGTGCCGACCCACATGCCTCGCACCATCCAGGGCTGATGCGCGAACAGGGGACCGGTCGGCAACTGGTGGCCGAGCAGCAAACCCAGGCGCTCGCGCAATTCGTTGGCGGCCTTGTTGGTGAAGGTCACCGCCAGGATCTCGTCCGGCTGGGCATAACCGTGCGACAGCAGGTAGGCGATCCGGTGGGTGATCACCTTGGTTTTTCCCGCCCCGGCGCCGGCCAGCACCAGCAACGGTCCGGCCACGTGCGACACCGCGCGGGCTTGCGGCGCATTGAGGCCTTCGAGCAGGGGGTTGGTCACGCCGGTTCTCCCCTCGCGGCCCCTCCTGATGGCGAGGGGGCGCAAGTGCAAATGTCGGTGTCAGCCTCCGCGCATCGCCCGACGAGGCGGGGGGCGTGGCGATCATCTTAAGCGAGCCCGGGATCGTCCGTCCAGCGGCTGTAATCCGGGCGCTGTGCAGGTTGTCACTGGAATTTCAGGCGACCGCGTGCTATCATGTCCTCTGACCAATGCCGCCCTGACAGCGCGAAGCGGCCCAGTTGCCGAGCGCAGGCCGCGCGTGTGCTCGAGACGCGCGGGGAGCCCACCAGTCGTCGCCCTCTCCTGTCACGAAGGAACCTCGACCCGCCATGGATGTCTCCAGCGTTTCCAATCTGCCGCTCTCGGTTGACGCCTTCATGCAGGAGCTGCAGACGATCCAGGCCACTGGCTCGAAGAAGGTCGCCATTCTGGGCAGTCGTCATCTGTCGCTGACCCATCAGCAACTGATCGAAATGCTGGCCTATGCCTTGGTGTTGACGGGCAATCAGATCATCACCTCGGGCGCCGGAGGAACCAACGCCGCGGTGGTCAAGGGGGCCAGTCGGGCCAATCCTGGCAACCTGCTGGTGATCTTGCCGCAAACCATCTCGCAGCAGACCTCGGAGAGCCAGGAGTTGCTCGCCTCCTTGCCCACCATCCGGGAGCATCCCGAACGGCGCTTGCTGACCCTCTCGCAGGCGTCGGCGATGTGCAACCAGGAAATCATCGAGAACTGCCAGCAGCTGATCTGCTTCCTGTATCACACGAGCCACACGCTTCAAGAGGCTGTTCGCTACGCGCAGGAAAACCACAAGGTCGTTACGACCTTCTACCTCGACTGAGCCGGGGCGCGCGGCACCGGTCGACCGGGAACCATCGGGCGCCCTTCGTCGGATTCTGCTCTTCCTGGGCGGGTTGATGGGGGTGGCCGGCGTGGCGGTCGTGGTTCAGGACCACCACATGCTGCGGGCGGAAGCGGAGTCGTTTCAGGCTGGCCGCTATGAGGAGGCGGCGGAGCGAGCCTCACGCGTTTGGCTGCTCAAGCCCTG carries:
- a CDS encoding FAD-dependent monooxygenase, producing MLQVVVVGGGPAGLIAAEVLARAGLSTTLIESHPQRLLPCAGLLTPAALAALEAPDLLTTHRIHELAVYSPTQRVAYVSFGGPERYATEIRRELLHAYLRRRAEEAGVVIRHARFRRFLHGDGDYPLLEISPLDSHQRERLAADVVIAADGIHSKVAATLGLPALQLGITYMEHLTVPGAAGRTPESVQIHFGRKIAPERFGWVIPAEDRWTVGINAPLRYGRRVRDLQARLRHRLGHHLDGAEVLGRAAFFFPWVHQPRFVHDRVVFIGDAAGLGTGLTMDGLYYAAVTARLAAEVIVEHQHMPTPDRLRDYQQRFEARHGDFLTALEAFERQFFTHDKHRESLLDLAWERDLHRVAMDAYFDKRAPRLSWPQQLRFKARYTASLLKQTLATQKREHDAIARVMPLAGNYLDLALSNRGTGPLPNPAAAEAAPTVKLKKRSNRPPAEARETPPS
- a CDS encoding UvrD-helicase domain-containing protein, which gives rise to MTNPLLEGLNAPQARAVSHVAGPLLVLAGAGAGKTKVITHRIAYLLSHGYAQPDEILAVTFTNKAANELRERLGLLLGHQLPTGPLFAHQPWMVRGMWVGTFHSVCGKILRLDLDRLPGSPYGTNFVIFDESDQTACIKGALAHLGLDEKDYPPRALAQQISSAKSRGESPELAHERARHYKAQRIAAVYEIYQRELARQNALDFDDLLLLTVQLFQACPEVLARYQQRFRYILVDEYQDTNQVQYQLIRMLSGAHRNLCVVGDVDQSIYSFRHADFRIILQFQQDWPEATLVKLEENYRSTGTILQAANQLIANNTQRFEKNLWTQNPPGEPITVYEALDERDEAEYVLMQIRKHRAARPLSDFAVLYRTNAQSRALEELFMRWGTPYRLIGGVRFYERKEIKDLLGYLRLIHNPADETAFVRVVNTPRRGLGKTSIDRVVEAARQRELPVLSLLCQPAPIVEGLSAKTASKVAQFAAWIMGLHREAGQLAVPDLVKRVAEESGYSRALLEEGTDDALARLDNVAELVNVATDFVQNSDDRSLGAFLTHLMLLSDQDTRGENEVERVTLMTLHAAKGLEFPVVFLVGLEEGIFPHRRSLDDPDQLEEERRLAYVGITRAKTLLTISRAHQRTVFGETGRAIASRFLSELPPLLLNHTVSPLLKMQARLQQTSAPPRPASDRPLRSAPRAPRESEVTWMQDWDVAEPARRPSARSGPGPQVGRVERFEVGHRVRHDRFGEGVVARVIGEGEQATLAVSFPGLGQKILDPRFAALTRLE
- a CDS encoding DNA recombination-mediator protein A, producing MDVSSVSNLPLSVDAFMQELQTIQATGSKKVAILGSRHLSLTHQQLIEMLAYALVLTGNQIITSGAGGTNAAVVKGASRANPGNLLVILPQTISQQTSESQELLASLPTIREHPERRLLTLSQASAMCNQEIIENCQQLICFLYHTSHTLQEAVRYAQENHKVVTTFYLD